The proteins below come from a single Serpentinimonas raichei genomic window:
- the fliS gene encoding flagellar export chaperone FliS, producing MIPPANRSARAYASVALDSRADGSGPHEVVMLLFEGLLERITLGRLAIEQRDVNNKIRHLDRALQILGEGLRTHLDTKAGGELALQLDGLYAYCSVRLLHANAHSDTAALDEVHGLIKQVADAWRETRP from the coding sequence ATGATCCCACCCGCCAACCGTTCCGCCCGCGCCTACGCCTCGGTGGCCCTCGACAGCCGCGCCGATGGCAGTGGCCCGCACGAGGTCGTCATGCTGCTGTTTGAAGGCCTGCTGGAGCGCATAACCCTAGGTCGGCTGGCCATCGAGCAGCGCGACGTCAACAACAAAATCCGCCATCTCGACAGGGCGCTGCAAATTTTGGGTGAGGGCCTGCGCACCCACCTCGACACCAAGGCCGGGGGCGAACTGGCCTTGCAGCTCGACGGTTTGTACGCGTATTGCTCGGTGCGCCTGCTGCACGCCAACGCCCACAGCGACACGGCCGCCCTCGATGAGGTGCATGGCCTGATCAAACAGGTGGCCGACGCGTGGCGCGAAACGCGCCCATAA
- the rffA gene encoding dTDP-4-amino-4,6-dideoxygalactose transaminase gives MNIPFNKPYMTGKELFHIAEAHFNGKLAGDGPFTQRCHQWLEQRTGTRKALLTHSCTAALEMAALLLDLGPGDEVIMPSYTFVSTANAFVLRGATPVFVDIRPDTLNIDETLIEAAITPRTKAIAVVHYAGVGCEMDAIMALAQRHGLIVVEDAAQGLMASYRGRPLGSIGHLGCLSFHETKNIISGEGGALLVNDARWVERAEILREKGTNRSQFFRGEVDKYTWCDVGSSFLPGELVAAFLWGQLQEADRITQQRLDLWQRYDRFFAASSRAQRFQRPASPAHCQHNAHMYAIRLRDLAERSAFIAHLKSHGIHSVFHYVPLHSAPQGKRLGRCHGNLALTEHESERLVRLPLWLGLEVHLEHVQAAIDGFLPSRP, from the coding sequence ATGAACATCCCCTTCAATAAGCCCTACATGACAGGTAAGGAACTGTTCCACATTGCCGAGGCGCACTTCAACGGCAAGCTGGCCGGCGACGGCCCCTTTACCCAGCGCTGCCACCAGTGGCTGGAGCAAAGAACCGGCACCCGTAAGGCGCTGCTCACCCACTCGTGTACGGCGGCGCTGGAAATGGCGGCGCTGCTACTCGACCTAGGCCCGGGTGATGAAGTCATTATGCCGTCCTACACCTTCGTCTCGACCGCCAACGCCTTCGTGCTGCGCGGGGCCACGCCGGTGTTCGTGGACATTCGGCCCGATACGCTCAACATCGACGAGACGCTGATCGAGGCCGCCATCACACCGCGCACCAAGGCCATCGCGGTGGTGCATTACGCCGGTGTGGGCTGCGAAATGGATGCGATCATGGCGCTGGCGCAACGGCACGGCCTGATCGTAGTCGAAGACGCGGCGCAAGGCCTGATGGCCAGCTACCGCGGCCGCCCTTTGGGGTCGATCGGGCACCTGGGCTGCCTGAGCTTTCACGAAACCAAAAACATCATCTCGGGTGAAGGCGGTGCGCTGCTGGTGAACGACGCGCGCTGGGTCGAGCGCGCCGAAATCTTGCGCGAAAAAGGCACCAACCGCAGCCAATTCTTTCGCGGCGAAGTGGACAAATACACCTGGTGCGACGTGGGTTCGAGCTTTTTGCCGGGCGAACTGGTGGCGGCCTTTTTGTGGGGGCAACTGCAAGAGGCCGACCGCATCACGCAGCAGCGGCTGGATCTGTGGCAGCGCTACGACCGCTTTTTTGCTGCCTCCAGCCGCGCGCAGCGCTTTCAGCGCCCTGCATCGCCAGCCCATTGCCAGCACAACGCCCACATGTATGCCATACGCCTGCGCGATTTGGCGGAGCGCAGCGCCTTTATTGCACACCTCAAAAGCCACGGCATCCACAGCGTGTTCCACTACGTGCCGCTGCATTCGGCCCCGCAGGGCAAGCGGCTCGGACGCTGCCACGGCAACTTGGCCTTGACCGAGCACGAGTCCGAACGGCTGGTGCGGCTGCCGCTGTGGCTGGGGCTGGAAGTGCATTTGGAGCATGTGCAGGCGGCGATCGATGGCTTTCTGCCGAGCCGGCCCTAG
- a CDS encoding acyl-CoA reductase has translation MQKPSFLLHEEREIRSLDKVIESLSLAPAWQPFDLRAVEFVKRLSQKLLTAAGIRQHPELAALGHWFRGASLHLLAQKYPFDTGEALVLGRGLAFHIAPSNVDSVFMYSWLLSLLAGNVNVVRLSQKSSAAQTFLITVLAQTLAEEVGKPVRNRIVLLTYPHDDTITSALSEACQVRVVWGGDATVRKLRAVPLRPTATEICFPDRFSACAIDSEALLRLDETALAHLAGRFYNDTFWFKQQACSSPRLVAWIGTPDRIDVARARFWTAFEQMLVRRQPENTEAMSFARVAACFEYAGSALARPDGVSGLLPGLPLRLMVERPLDEAAKTLHCGNGLFLEMRLPHLVDLASQLTYKEQTLAVHGFTRAQLLELTLALPARAIDRIVSIGEALSFAPVWDGHDLITAFSRKLLLPSFFDHHAPSGK, from the coding sequence ATGCAGAAGCCATCATTTTTATTGCATGAAGAGCGAGAAATTCGATCGCTCGATAAAGTGATCGAATCGCTATCACTTGCTCCAGCCTGGCAGCCGTTTGATCTTCGTGCCGTCGAGTTCGTTAAACGCTTATCGCAGAAGCTGCTCACTGCTGCTGGCATTCGTCAGCATCCGGAACTGGCGGCTCTGGGTCACTGGTTCAGGGGTGCCAGCCTGCACCTGCTGGCACAGAAGTACCCCTTCGACACCGGTGAAGCCCTGGTTCTGGGCCGTGGCCTGGCCTTTCACATAGCACCGAGCAACGTGGATTCGGTATTCATGTATTCTTGGTTGCTTTCACTGTTGGCGGGTAACGTGAACGTCGTGCGCCTGTCGCAGAAATCCAGCGCAGCGCAAACATTTCTCATCACGGTGCTGGCTCAAACGCTGGCCGAGGAAGTGGGAAAGCCTGTGCGGAACCGGATTGTGCTCCTCACTTATCCCCATGATGACACGATCACCAGCGCGCTGTCAGAAGCCTGCCAGGTGCGCGTGGTGTGGGGCGGGGATGCGACGGTGCGCAAGCTTCGAGCCGTCCCGTTGCGCCCGACAGCTACCGAAATTTGCTTCCCCGACCGCTTCTCGGCCTGCGCCATTGACTCCGAGGCGCTACTTCGGCTTGACGAGACGGCGCTGGCACACTTAGCTGGTCGCTTTTATAACGATACCTTCTGGTTCAAACAGCAGGCCTGTTCCTCGCCGCGTCTAGTGGCTTGGATCGGTACACCCGATCGAATCGATGTAGCCCGTGCGCGCTTTTGGACGGCTTTTGAGCAGATGCTGGTTCGGCGTCAGCCCGAAAACACAGAGGCAATGAGCTTTGCTCGCGTGGCTGCCTGCTTCGAATATGCCGGTTCAGCCCTTGCGCGCCCAGATGGAGTTTCTGGGTTGCTGCCAGGCCTACCCCTTCGGCTGATGGTAGAACGTCCACTGGACGAAGCTGCAAAGACCCTGCACTGCGGCAATGGTCTGTTTCTTGAGATGCGCTTGCCCCATCTGGTCGATCTGGCTTCACAGTTGACCTACAAAGAACAGACGTTGGCAGTGCATGGTTTCACGCGAGCACAGTTGTTGGAATTGACCTTGGCGCTACCGGCGAGGGCTATTGATCGTATCGTTTCAATAGGTGAGGCCCTGTCCTTCGCGCCAGTGTGGGATGGTCATGATTTAATCACAGCCTTCAGCCGTAAGCTGCTGCTGCCTTCTTTCTTTGACCACCATGCTCCGTCTGGAAAATAA
- a CDS encoding acyl-protein synthetase encodes MMSFEHIKMDTAAHPPELPLDINKPYNFRADAKDPALLDTLNGLTRWHLQHCAPYANMVERLFPAGAQAATLAEVPYLPVRLFKTLELRSVPEAEVIKTLTSSGTTGQAVSRIYLDRETSMRQTRVLSAIMASFLGKKRWPMVIVDSADVLKDRRRFNARAAGILGFSTYGRDHCYCLNDALELDVHALQAWVERHAETPVLLFGFTFVVWQGLYQCALRQGVKLRFPPGSVLFHGGGWKRLLDQSVSNHEFKTRLQQQFGIDRVHNYYGMVEQVGSIFMECEHGHLHSPSYADVLIRDPHTLQPLEVGQTGVIQVQSAIPLSYPGHSLLTEDVGKLLGRDDCPCSRAGSYFTVSGRLPQVEVRGCSDTRYP; translated from the coding sequence ATGATGTCCTTCGAACACATTAAAATGGACACAGCAGCCCACCCGCCAGAACTGCCACTGGATATCAACAAGCCCTATAACTTTCGCGCCGACGCCAAGGATCCGGCGCTGCTGGACACCCTGAACGGGCTGACGCGCTGGCACCTGCAACACTGCGCACCATACGCCAACATGGTGGAGCGCCTGTTTCCAGCGGGTGCCCAGGCGGCCACGCTGGCCGAGGTGCCCTACTTGCCAGTGCGCTTGTTCAAAACGCTGGAGTTGCGCAGCGTGCCGGAAGCCGAGGTCATCAAGACGCTGACCTCCAGTGGCACCACCGGCCAGGCGGTGTCGCGCATCTACCTCGACCGCGAGACGTCGATGCGTCAGACGCGAGTGCTCAGCGCCATCATGGCCTCGTTCCTGGGCAAGAAGCGCTGGCCGATGGTGATTGTCGATTCCGCTGATGTGCTGAAGGATCGCCGGCGGTTCAACGCACGTGCGGCCGGCATCCTGGGATTTTCGACCTATGGCCGCGATCACTGTTACTGTCTAAATGATGCGCTGGAACTGGACGTCCATGCCCTACAAGCCTGGGTGGAACGCCACGCAGAAACGCCAGTTCTGCTGTTTGGTTTCACGTTCGTTGTTTGGCAGGGGCTTTATCAGTGCGCGCTGCGCCAGGGCGTCAAGTTGCGATTCCCTCCAGGCAGCGTGTTGTTCCACGGCGGTGGCTGGAAGCGGTTGCTGGATCAGAGCGTCAGCAATCATGAGTTCAAGACGCGGCTACAGCAGCAGTTCGGCATTGATCGCGTTCACAACTATTACGGCATGGTAGAGCAAGTCGGCTCCATCTTCATGGAGTGCGAACACGGCCACCTGCACAGCCCGAGTTACGCCGACGTTCTGATCCGTGACCCGCACACGCTGCAACCGCTCGAGGTCGGTCAGACGGGGGTGATACAGGTGCAGAGCGCCATTCCGCTCAGCTACCCCGGCCATTCCCTGCTGACCGAGGACGTGGGCAAGCTGCTCGGCCGGGATGACTGCCCCTGCAGCCGAGCCGGCAGCTATTTTACGGTAAGCGGACGTCTTCCACAGGTTGAAGTGCGTGGGTGCAGCGATACTCGTTATCCTTGA